The genomic DNA CGAAGCGGCGACCGTTGTGCCCGAGGCCCGAAGCAGGAAATCCACTTCTCCCGACTCAGCGGAGGTGTCCGGCAAGCAGGCCGAGCGCGCCGTCAACGGCCTGCGCGTAAGCTTCCGCGTCACCGGCGGCGCGGGCCAGCACATACCCACCCTGCAGCACCGCGACGAGCGCGGTGGCGGTGGCGGCCGGGTCGAGCGCGGTGTCGAACTCACCGTTTGCCCGTGCTTCCGTGAGGACTCCGGCAAGCCGGGTTCGCAGCCAGGTGAAGGTCTCCTCGACCGGACGGCGCAACGCGGGGTCGGCCATCACCTCAGGATCCTGGGTGAGACGGCCAACCGGGCAGCCCCGGAGAGCGTCCCGCTCCCGGCGCAGGTAAGCGATGACTCGCTGGACCGGAGTTCCAGGGCCGGAGAACTCCACCTCCGCGCGGGCGCGCAGTTCCTCGGCGCTACGGGTGATCGCGGCCAGCGCCAGATCGGGCTTGCCGCGGAAGTGGTGATACATGCTGCCCTGGCCCGCTCCGGATCGCTGCTGGATCGCCTTCGGCGAGGTGCCCACATATCCGCACTCCCACAGCAGCTCTCGGGTGCTCTCGATCAGTCGTTCCCTCGTGTCCACGATCGTCACCGTACATACCAGTAGGTACAAATGCAATCCGATGCCTTCGCCCGTCGAATCGGCATCCCTGGGCTCGCGGCGCCCTCGCGGCCGGAGCGGCTGCCGGGCGCGGCTTTCATCGCGCAGGCCGCGGGGGTGAGCACTCCCGTCGCGGCCGTACCTCCTTACGGCCGGTTTTACGCCTTCGACTGCCTTGCCGCAGGGTGGGGCCAGGGGCGGCCCTCGAGATGTTCGATGTCGGTGTTGAAGCGTTTGAGGTAGTCGGCGAAGGCGGCGGCGTCCTCGGGTGCCCAGTCGGCCAGCACCTTCTCCAGGCCGCGGATGTTCGCGTCGCGATGGGCGTCAAGGCGGCGTTCGCCCTCGGCCGAGATGCGGAACTTTCGCGCCATGCCCCCCTCGGGATCGGGAATGCGTTCGACCAGCTCTGCACGCATCATGGCTGAGGTCTGCCGGTTGAGGGTGGAGACGTCCAGGCCGGTGACATCGCTGAGCTGCCCGATGGACATCAGGCCTTCCATGCGGAGGCGTCTGAGCAGGAAGTAGGCACTACGGTCCAACTGGCCACCGTCGTATTCGGCCCAGAGGATGGCTCGGGGGCGGTGCCGGGAGAGCAGCATCGTTTCGTACTCGATCAGGTCCGTGGACTTGTCCATGCCCGTCCTCTCATACATCCAGTGCCCGACAGCATGTATACCACAACAAATATGTACTATGCACAAATTGTGTACTGAGCATATGCCATGTACGGCACACATCGCTATGACAGTCAAGAATGAGGGGGAACCACGTGGAGGACTCCACGCCCGCCGCCCGCCCAGGCGGCATCGTCACCGTGATGGCGGTGGCCGGCATCGTCGCCTCGCTCATG from Streptosporangium sp. NBC_01756 includes the following:
- a CDS encoding MarR family winged helix-turn-helix transcriptional regulator; its protein translation is MDKSTDLIEYETMLLSRHRPRAILWAEYDGGQLDRSAYFLLRRLRMEGLMSIGQLSDVTGLDVSTLNRQTSAMMRAELVERIPDPEGGMARKFRISAEGERRLDAHRDANIRGLEKVLADWAPEDAAAFADYLKRFNTDIEHLEGRPWPHPAARQSKA
- a CDS encoding TetR/AcrR family transcriptional regulator, producing MDTRERLIESTRELLWECGYVGTSPKAIQQRSGAGQGSMYHHFRGKPDLALAAITRSAEELRARAEVEFSGPGTPVQRVIAYLRRERDALRGCPVGRLTQDPEVMADPALRRPVEETFTWLRTRLAGVLTEARANGEFDTALDPAATATALVAVLQGGYVLARAAGDAEAYAQAVDGALGLLAGHLR